One region of Labrus mixtus chromosome 1, fLabMix1.1, whole genome shotgun sequence genomic DNA includes:
- the LOC132974922 gene encoding protein mono-ADP-ribosyltransferase PARP6 isoform X6: MDIKGQCWTDEESDGENESEQFLYGIQCCLLQGSCAADLYRHPQLDADIEAVKDIYTDSAVSVREYGTIDDVDIDLHINIGFLDEEVATAWKVIRTEPIILRLRFSLSQYLDGPEPSVEVFQPSNKEGFSLGLQLKKILSSFTSQQWKHLSNEFLKAQQEKRHSWFKAGGTIKKFRAGLSIFSPIPKSPSFPLIQDTVLKGKLSVPELRVTRLMNRSISCTMKNPKGELFSYPPNSQAGGHCKNIPTLEYGFLVQIMKYSEQRIPTLNEYCVVCDEQHVFQNGSMLKPAVCTRELCVFSFYTLGVMSGAAEEVATGAEVVDLLVAMCRAALESPRKSIIFEPYPSVVDPNDPKTLAFNPKKKNYERLQKALDSVMSIREMTQGSYLEIKKQMDKLDPLAHPLLQWIISSNRSHIVKLPLSRQLKFMHTSHQFLLLSSPPAKEARFRTAKKLYGSTFAFHGSHIENWHSVLRNGLVNASYTKLQLHGAAYGKGIYLSPISSISFGYSGMGKGQHRMPTKDELVQRYNRMNTIPQSRPIQSRFLQSRNLNCIALCEVITSKDLQKHGNIWVCPVSDHVCTRFFFVYEDGQVGDANINTQEPKVQKEIMRVIGTQIYSS; this comes from the exons ATG GACATCAAAGGCCAGTGTTGGACAGACGAGGAGTCGGATGGGGAAAACGAATCGGAACAGTTCTTGTACGGCATTCAG TGTTGCTTGTTACAGGGGAGCTGTGCTGCTGATCTGTACCGCCACCCTCAACTGGATGCAGATATTGAGGCAGTAAAAGACATCTACACTGACAGTGCTGTCTCTGTTag GGAGTATGGAACCATTGATGATGTGGACATCGATCTTCATATTAACATCGGTTTCTTAGAC GAGGAGGTTGCAACAGCTTGGAAAGTTATCAGAACAGAGCCCATTATTCTGAGACTGCgcttttctctttctcagtACCTCGATGGACCTG AGCCGTCAGTAGAAGTGTTCCAGCCCTCTAATAAAGAAGGCTTCAGCCTTGGCCTGCAGCTCAAAAA GATCCTGAGCTCGTTCACCTCACAGCAGTGGAAGCACCTCAGTAATGAGTTCCTCAAGGCCCAGCAGGAGAAGAGGCACAGCTGGTTCAAAGCCGGAGGAACCATCAAGAAGTTCCGTGCCGGGCTCAGCATCTTCTCCCCCATACCCAA gtcTCCAAGTTTTCCTCTGATCCAAGATACAGTGTTAAAGGGGAAGCTTAGTGTCCCGGAGCTGAGAGTGACCCGCCTGATGAACCGCTCTATCTCGTGTACCATGAAGAACCCGAAAGGGGAGCTCTTCAGCTATCCACCCAACAGCCAG GCGGGCGGCCACTGCAAGAACATCCCTACCTTGGAGTACGGCTTCTTAGTGCAG ATAATGAAGTACTCAGAGCAGAGGATTCCAACGCTCAACGAGTACTGCGTGGTGTGCGATGAGCAGCACGTCTTTCAGAACGGATCCATGCTGAAG CCCGCTGTGTGCACCAgggagctctgtgtgttttccttctacaCTCTTGGTGTGATGtctggagctgcagaggaggtGGCCACTGGAGCAGAG GTGGTGGACCTACTTGTGGCTATGTGTCGAGCTGCTCTCGAGTCTCCCCGTAAGAGCATCATCTTTGAGCCCTACCCTTCAGTCGTTGACCCCAACGACCCCAAGACTCTGGCCTTCAACCCAAAG aagaagaattatGAAAGACTGCAGAAAGCATTGGACAGCGTCATGTCCATTCGGGAAATGACCCAG GGCTCATATCTAGAGATCAAGAAACAGATGGACAAACTTGACCCGTTGGCCCATCCACTGCTGCAGTG gattaTTTCCAGTAACAGATCTCATATCGTCAAGCTGCCTCTGAGTAGG CAACTGAAATTCATGCACACCTCCCACCAGTTCCTGCTGCTCAGCAGCCCCCCTGCCAAGGAGGCTCGTTTTCGCACTGCCAAGAAGCTCTACGGCAGCACCTTCGCCTTCCA TGGTTCCCATATAGAGAACTGGCACTCTGTTCTGAGAAATGGACTAGTCAATGCCTCTTATACCAAACTGCAG CTGCATGGGGCAGCGTATGGAAAGGGCATCTATCTGAGCCCCATCTCCAGCATATCTTTTGGATACTCAG GAATGGGGAAAGGACAGCACCGTATGCCCACCAAAGATGAACTGGTGCAGCGCTACAACCGCATGAATACCATACCACAG AGCCGCCCAATACAGTCAAGGTTTCTCCAAAGTAGGAATCTGAACTGCATCGCTCTGTGTGAAg tgATCACATCGAAGGATCTGCAGAAACACGGCAACATTTGGGTGTGTCCAGTTTCCGACCACGTCTGTACTCGCTTCTTTTTTGT GTATGAAGACGGCCAAGTAGGAGATGCCAACATCAACACCCAGGAGCCTAAGGTGCAGAAGGAGATCATGCGTGTGATTGGGACCCAGATCTACTCCAGCTAA
- the LOC132974922 gene encoding protein mono-ADP-ribosyltransferase PARP6 isoform X4: protein MDIKGQCWTDEESDGENESEQFLYGIQCCLLQGSCAADLYRHPQLDADIEAVKDIYTDSAVSVREYGTIDDVDIDLHINIGFLDEEVATAWKVIRTEPIILRLRFSLSQYLDGPEPSVEVFQPSNKEGFSLGLQLKKILSSFTSQQWKHLSNEFLKAQQEKRHSWFKAGGTIKKFRAGLSIFSPIPKSPSFPLIQDTVLKGKLSVPELRVTRLMNRSISCTMKNPKGELFSYPPNSQTVAVPAARAPAQITTRQLIELFFSSQAGGHCKNIPTLEYGFLVQIMKYSEQRIPTLNEYCVVCDEQHVFQNGSMLKPAVCTRELCVFSFYTLGVMSGAAEEVATGAEVVDLLVAMCRAALESPRKSIIFEPYPSVVDPNDPKTLAFNPKKNYERLQKALDSVMSIREMTQGSYLEIKKQMDKLDPLAHPLLQWIISSNRSHIVKLPLSRQLKFMHTSHQFLLLSSPPAKEARFRTAKKLYGSTFAFHGSHIENWHSVLRNGLVNASYTKLQLHGAAYGKGIYLSPISSISFGYSGMGKGQHRMPTKDELVQRYNRMNTIPQSRPIQSRFLQSRNLNCIALCEVITSKDLQKHGNIWVCPVSDHVCTRFFFVYEDGQVGDANINTQEPKVQKEIMRVIGTQIYSS, encoded by the exons ATG GACATCAAAGGCCAGTGTTGGACAGACGAGGAGTCGGATGGGGAAAACGAATCGGAACAGTTCTTGTACGGCATTCAG TGTTGCTTGTTACAGGGGAGCTGTGCTGCTGATCTGTACCGCCACCCTCAACTGGATGCAGATATTGAGGCAGTAAAAGACATCTACACTGACAGTGCTGTCTCTGTTag GGAGTATGGAACCATTGATGATGTGGACATCGATCTTCATATTAACATCGGTTTCTTAGAC GAGGAGGTTGCAACAGCTTGGAAAGTTATCAGAACAGAGCCCATTATTCTGAGACTGCgcttttctctttctcagtACCTCGATGGACCTG AGCCGTCAGTAGAAGTGTTCCAGCCCTCTAATAAAGAAGGCTTCAGCCTTGGCCTGCAGCTCAAAAA GATCCTGAGCTCGTTCACCTCACAGCAGTGGAAGCACCTCAGTAATGAGTTCCTCAAGGCCCAGCAGGAGAAGAGGCACAGCTGGTTCAAAGCCGGAGGAACCATCAAGAAGTTCCGTGCCGGGCTCAGCATCTTCTCCCCCATACCCAA gtcTCCAAGTTTTCCTCTGATCCAAGATACAGTGTTAAAGGGGAAGCTTAGTGTCCCGGAGCTGAGAGTGACCCGCCTGATGAACCGCTCTATCTCGTGTACCATGAAGAACCCGAAAGGGGAGCTCTTCAGCTATCCACCCAACAGCCAG ACTGTGGCTGTCCCGGCGGCCAGGGCCCCAGCGCAGATTACCACGAGGCAGCTGATTGAATTGTTTTTCTCATCCCAGGCGGGCGGCCACTGCAAGAACATCCCTACCTTGGAGTACGGCTTCTTAGTGCAG ATAATGAAGTACTCAGAGCAGAGGATTCCAACGCTCAACGAGTACTGCGTGGTGTGCGATGAGCAGCACGTCTTTCAGAACGGATCCATGCTGAAG CCCGCTGTGTGCACCAgggagctctgtgtgttttccttctacaCTCTTGGTGTGATGtctggagctgcagaggaggtGGCCACTGGAGCAGAG GTGGTGGACCTACTTGTGGCTATGTGTCGAGCTGCTCTCGAGTCTCCCCGTAAGAGCATCATCTTTGAGCCCTACCCTTCAGTCGTTGACCCCAACGACCCCAAGACTCTGGCCTTCAACCCAAAG aagaattatGAAAGACTGCAGAAAGCATTGGACAGCGTCATGTCCATTCGGGAAATGACCCAG GGCTCATATCTAGAGATCAAGAAACAGATGGACAAACTTGACCCGTTGGCCCATCCACTGCTGCAGTG gattaTTTCCAGTAACAGATCTCATATCGTCAAGCTGCCTCTGAGTAGG CAACTGAAATTCATGCACACCTCCCACCAGTTCCTGCTGCTCAGCAGCCCCCCTGCCAAGGAGGCTCGTTTTCGCACTGCCAAGAAGCTCTACGGCAGCACCTTCGCCTTCCA TGGTTCCCATATAGAGAACTGGCACTCTGTTCTGAGAAATGGACTAGTCAATGCCTCTTATACCAAACTGCAG CTGCATGGGGCAGCGTATGGAAAGGGCATCTATCTGAGCCCCATCTCCAGCATATCTTTTGGATACTCAG GAATGGGGAAAGGACAGCACCGTATGCCCACCAAAGATGAACTGGTGCAGCGCTACAACCGCATGAATACCATACCACAG AGCCGCCCAATACAGTCAAGGTTTCTCCAAAGTAGGAATCTGAACTGCATCGCTCTGTGTGAAg tgATCACATCGAAGGATCTGCAGAAACACGGCAACATTTGGGTGTGTCCAGTTTCCGACCACGTCTGTACTCGCTTCTTTTTTGT GTATGAAGACGGCCAAGTAGGAGATGCCAACATCAACACCCAGGAGCCTAAGGTGCAGAAGGAGATCATGCGTGTGATTGGGACCCAGATCTACTCCAGCTAA
- the LOC132974922 gene encoding protein mono-ADP-ribosyltransferase PARP6 isoform X7 encodes MDIKGQCWTDEESDGENESEQFLYGIQGSCAADLYRHPQLDADIEAVKDIYTDSAVSVREYGTIDDVDIDLHINIGFLDEEVATAWKVIRTEPIILRLRFSLSQYLDGPEPSVEVFQPSNKEGFSLGLQLKKILSSFTSQQWKHLSNEFLKAQQEKRHSWFKAGGTIKKFRAGLSIFSPIPKSPSFPLIQDTVLKGKLSVPELRVTRLMNRSISCTMKNPKGELFSYPPNSQAGGHCKNIPTLEYGFLVQIMKYSEQRIPTLNEYCVVCDEQHVFQNGSMLKPAVCTRELCVFSFYTLGVMSGAAEEVATGAEVVDLLVAMCRAALESPRKSIIFEPYPSVVDPNDPKTLAFNPKKKNYERLQKALDSVMSIREMTQGSYLEIKKQMDKLDPLAHPLLQWIISSNRSHIVKLPLSRQLKFMHTSHQFLLLSSPPAKEARFRTAKKLYGSTFAFHGSHIENWHSVLRNGLVNASYTKLQLHGAAYGKGIYLSPISSISFGYSGMGKGQHRMPTKDELVQRYNRMNTIPQSRPIQSRFLQSRNLNCIALCEVITSKDLQKHGNIWVCPVSDHVCTRFFFVYEDGQVGDANINTQEPKVQKEIMRVIGTQIYSS; translated from the exons ATG GACATCAAAGGCCAGTGTTGGACAGACGAGGAGTCGGATGGGGAAAACGAATCGGAACAGTTCTTGTACGGCATTCAG GGGAGCTGTGCTGCTGATCTGTACCGCCACCCTCAACTGGATGCAGATATTGAGGCAGTAAAAGACATCTACACTGACAGTGCTGTCTCTGTTag GGAGTATGGAACCATTGATGATGTGGACATCGATCTTCATATTAACATCGGTTTCTTAGAC GAGGAGGTTGCAACAGCTTGGAAAGTTATCAGAACAGAGCCCATTATTCTGAGACTGCgcttttctctttctcagtACCTCGATGGACCTG AGCCGTCAGTAGAAGTGTTCCAGCCCTCTAATAAAGAAGGCTTCAGCCTTGGCCTGCAGCTCAAAAA GATCCTGAGCTCGTTCACCTCACAGCAGTGGAAGCACCTCAGTAATGAGTTCCTCAAGGCCCAGCAGGAGAAGAGGCACAGCTGGTTCAAAGCCGGAGGAACCATCAAGAAGTTCCGTGCCGGGCTCAGCATCTTCTCCCCCATACCCAA gtcTCCAAGTTTTCCTCTGATCCAAGATACAGTGTTAAAGGGGAAGCTTAGTGTCCCGGAGCTGAGAGTGACCCGCCTGATGAACCGCTCTATCTCGTGTACCATGAAGAACCCGAAAGGGGAGCTCTTCAGCTATCCACCCAACAGCCAG GCGGGCGGCCACTGCAAGAACATCCCTACCTTGGAGTACGGCTTCTTAGTGCAG ATAATGAAGTACTCAGAGCAGAGGATTCCAACGCTCAACGAGTACTGCGTGGTGTGCGATGAGCAGCACGTCTTTCAGAACGGATCCATGCTGAAG CCCGCTGTGTGCACCAgggagctctgtgtgttttccttctacaCTCTTGGTGTGATGtctggagctgcagaggaggtGGCCACTGGAGCAGAG GTGGTGGACCTACTTGTGGCTATGTGTCGAGCTGCTCTCGAGTCTCCCCGTAAGAGCATCATCTTTGAGCCCTACCCTTCAGTCGTTGACCCCAACGACCCCAAGACTCTGGCCTTCAACCCAAAG aagaagaattatGAAAGACTGCAGAAAGCATTGGACAGCGTCATGTCCATTCGGGAAATGACCCAG GGCTCATATCTAGAGATCAAGAAACAGATGGACAAACTTGACCCGTTGGCCCATCCACTGCTGCAGTG gattaTTTCCAGTAACAGATCTCATATCGTCAAGCTGCCTCTGAGTAGG CAACTGAAATTCATGCACACCTCCCACCAGTTCCTGCTGCTCAGCAGCCCCCCTGCCAAGGAGGCTCGTTTTCGCACTGCCAAGAAGCTCTACGGCAGCACCTTCGCCTTCCA TGGTTCCCATATAGAGAACTGGCACTCTGTTCTGAGAAATGGACTAGTCAATGCCTCTTATACCAAACTGCAG CTGCATGGGGCAGCGTATGGAAAGGGCATCTATCTGAGCCCCATCTCCAGCATATCTTTTGGATACTCAG GAATGGGGAAAGGACAGCACCGTATGCCCACCAAAGATGAACTGGTGCAGCGCTACAACCGCATGAATACCATACCACAG AGCCGCCCAATACAGTCAAGGTTTCTCCAAAGTAGGAATCTGAACTGCATCGCTCTGTGTGAAg tgATCACATCGAAGGATCTGCAGAAACACGGCAACATTTGGGTGTGTCCAGTTTCCGACCACGTCTGTACTCGCTTCTTTTTTGT GTATGAAGACGGCCAAGTAGGAGATGCCAACATCAACACCCAGGAGCCTAAGGTGCAGAAGGAGATCATGCGTGTGATTGGGACCCAGATCTACTCCAGCTAA
- the LOC132974922 gene encoding protein mono-ADP-ribosyltransferase PARP6 isoform X3, which produces MDIKGQCWTDEESDGENESEQFLYGIQCCLLQGSCAADLYRHPQLDADIEAVKDIYTDSAVSVREYGTIDDVDIDLHINIGFLDEEVATAWKVIRTEPIILRLRFSLSQYLDGPEPSVEVFQPSNKEGFSLGLQLKKILSSFTSQQWKHLSNEFLKAQQEKRHSWFKAGGTIKKFRAGLSIFSPIPKSPSFPLIQDTVLKGKLSVPELRVTRLMNRSISCTMKNPKGELFSYPPNSQTVAVPAARAPAQITTRQLIELFFSSQAGGHCKNIPTLEYGFLVQIMKYSEQRIPTLNEYCVVCDEQHVFQNGSMLKPAVCTRELCVFSFYTLGVMSGAAEEVATGAEVVDLLVAMCRAALESPRKSIIFEPYPSVVDPNDPKTLAFNPKKKNYERLQKALDSVMSIREMTQGSYLEIKKQMDKLDPLAHPLLQWIISSNRSHIVKLPLSRQLKFMHTSHQFLLLSSPPAKEARFRTAKKLYGSTFAFHGSHIENWHSVLRNGLVNASYTKLQLHGAAYGKGIYLSPISSISFGYSGMGKGQHRMPTKDELVQRYNRMNTIPQSRPIQSRFLQSRNLNCIALCEVITSKDLQKHGNIWVCPVSDHVCTRFFFVYEDGQVGDANINTQEPKVQKEIMRVIGTQIYSS; this is translated from the exons ATG GACATCAAAGGCCAGTGTTGGACAGACGAGGAGTCGGATGGGGAAAACGAATCGGAACAGTTCTTGTACGGCATTCAG TGTTGCTTGTTACAGGGGAGCTGTGCTGCTGATCTGTACCGCCACCCTCAACTGGATGCAGATATTGAGGCAGTAAAAGACATCTACACTGACAGTGCTGTCTCTGTTag GGAGTATGGAACCATTGATGATGTGGACATCGATCTTCATATTAACATCGGTTTCTTAGAC GAGGAGGTTGCAACAGCTTGGAAAGTTATCAGAACAGAGCCCATTATTCTGAGACTGCgcttttctctttctcagtACCTCGATGGACCTG AGCCGTCAGTAGAAGTGTTCCAGCCCTCTAATAAAGAAGGCTTCAGCCTTGGCCTGCAGCTCAAAAA GATCCTGAGCTCGTTCACCTCACAGCAGTGGAAGCACCTCAGTAATGAGTTCCTCAAGGCCCAGCAGGAGAAGAGGCACAGCTGGTTCAAAGCCGGAGGAACCATCAAGAAGTTCCGTGCCGGGCTCAGCATCTTCTCCCCCATACCCAA gtcTCCAAGTTTTCCTCTGATCCAAGATACAGTGTTAAAGGGGAAGCTTAGTGTCCCGGAGCTGAGAGTGACCCGCCTGATGAACCGCTCTATCTCGTGTACCATGAAGAACCCGAAAGGGGAGCTCTTCAGCTATCCACCCAACAGCCAG ACTGTGGCTGTCCCGGCGGCCAGGGCCCCAGCGCAGATTACCACGAGGCAGCTGATTGAATTGTTTTTCTCATCCCAGGCGGGCGGCCACTGCAAGAACATCCCTACCTTGGAGTACGGCTTCTTAGTGCAG ATAATGAAGTACTCAGAGCAGAGGATTCCAACGCTCAACGAGTACTGCGTGGTGTGCGATGAGCAGCACGTCTTTCAGAACGGATCCATGCTGAAG CCCGCTGTGTGCACCAgggagctctgtgtgttttccttctacaCTCTTGGTGTGATGtctggagctgcagaggaggtGGCCACTGGAGCAGAG GTGGTGGACCTACTTGTGGCTATGTGTCGAGCTGCTCTCGAGTCTCCCCGTAAGAGCATCATCTTTGAGCCCTACCCTTCAGTCGTTGACCCCAACGACCCCAAGACTCTGGCCTTCAACCCAAAG aagaagaattatGAAAGACTGCAGAAAGCATTGGACAGCGTCATGTCCATTCGGGAAATGACCCAG GGCTCATATCTAGAGATCAAGAAACAGATGGACAAACTTGACCCGTTGGCCCATCCACTGCTGCAGTG gattaTTTCCAGTAACAGATCTCATATCGTCAAGCTGCCTCTGAGTAGG CAACTGAAATTCATGCACACCTCCCACCAGTTCCTGCTGCTCAGCAGCCCCCCTGCCAAGGAGGCTCGTTTTCGCACTGCCAAGAAGCTCTACGGCAGCACCTTCGCCTTCCA TGGTTCCCATATAGAGAACTGGCACTCTGTTCTGAGAAATGGACTAGTCAATGCCTCTTATACCAAACTGCAG CTGCATGGGGCAGCGTATGGAAAGGGCATCTATCTGAGCCCCATCTCCAGCATATCTTTTGGATACTCAG GAATGGGGAAAGGACAGCACCGTATGCCCACCAAAGATGAACTGGTGCAGCGCTACAACCGCATGAATACCATACCACAG AGCCGCCCAATACAGTCAAGGTTTCTCCAAAGTAGGAATCTGAACTGCATCGCTCTGTGTGAAg tgATCACATCGAAGGATCTGCAGAAACACGGCAACATTTGGGTGTGTCCAGTTTCCGACCACGTCTGTACTCGCTTCTTTTTTGT GTATGAAGACGGCCAAGTAGGAGATGCCAACATCAACACCCAGGAGCCTAAGGTGCAGAAGGAGATCATGCGTGTGATTGGGACCCAGATCTACTCCAGCTAA
- the LOC132974922 gene encoding protein mono-ADP-ribosyltransferase PARP6 isoform X5, translating to MDIKGQCWTDEESDGENESEQFLYGIQGSCAADLYRHPQLDADIEAVKDIYTDSAVSVREYGTIDDVDIDLHINIGFLDEEVATAWKVIRTEPIILRLRFSLSQYLDGPEPSVEVFQPSNKEGFSLGLQLKKILSSFTSQQWKHLSNEFLKAQQEKRHSWFKAGGTIKKFRAGLSIFSPIPKSPSFPLIQDTVLKGKLSVPELRVTRLMNRSISCTMKNPKGELFSYPPNSQTVAVPAARAPAQITTRQLIELFFSSQAGGHCKNIPTLEYGFLVQIMKYSEQRIPTLNEYCVVCDEQHVFQNGSMLKPAVCTRELCVFSFYTLGVMSGAAEEVATGAEVVDLLVAMCRAALESPRKSIIFEPYPSVVDPNDPKTLAFNPKKKNYERLQKALDSVMSIREMTQGSYLEIKKQMDKLDPLAHPLLQWIISSNRSHIVKLPLSRQLKFMHTSHQFLLLSSPPAKEARFRTAKKLYGSTFAFHGSHIENWHSVLRNGLVNASYTKLQLHGAAYGKGIYLSPISSISFGYSGMGKGQHRMPTKDELVQRYNRMNTIPQSRPIQSRFLQSRNLNCIALCEVITSKDLQKHGNIWVCPVSDHVCTRFFFVYEDGQVGDANINTQEPKVQKEIMRVIGTQIYSS from the exons ATG GACATCAAAGGCCAGTGTTGGACAGACGAGGAGTCGGATGGGGAAAACGAATCGGAACAGTTCTTGTACGGCATTCAG GGGAGCTGTGCTGCTGATCTGTACCGCCACCCTCAACTGGATGCAGATATTGAGGCAGTAAAAGACATCTACACTGACAGTGCTGTCTCTGTTag GGAGTATGGAACCATTGATGATGTGGACATCGATCTTCATATTAACATCGGTTTCTTAGAC GAGGAGGTTGCAACAGCTTGGAAAGTTATCAGAACAGAGCCCATTATTCTGAGACTGCgcttttctctttctcagtACCTCGATGGACCTG AGCCGTCAGTAGAAGTGTTCCAGCCCTCTAATAAAGAAGGCTTCAGCCTTGGCCTGCAGCTCAAAAA GATCCTGAGCTCGTTCACCTCACAGCAGTGGAAGCACCTCAGTAATGAGTTCCTCAAGGCCCAGCAGGAGAAGAGGCACAGCTGGTTCAAAGCCGGAGGAACCATCAAGAAGTTCCGTGCCGGGCTCAGCATCTTCTCCCCCATACCCAA gtcTCCAAGTTTTCCTCTGATCCAAGATACAGTGTTAAAGGGGAAGCTTAGTGTCCCGGAGCTGAGAGTGACCCGCCTGATGAACCGCTCTATCTCGTGTACCATGAAGAACCCGAAAGGGGAGCTCTTCAGCTATCCACCCAACAGCCAG ACTGTGGCTGTCCCGGCGGCCAGGGCCCCAGCGCAGATTACCACGAGGCAGCTGATTGAATTGTTTTTCTCATCCCAGGCGGGCGGCCACTGCAAGAACATCCCTACCTTGGAGTACGGCTTCTTAGTGCAG ATAATGAAGTACTCAGAGCAGAGGATTCCAACGCTCAACGAGTACTGCGTGGTGTGCGATGAGCAGCACGTCTTTCAGAACGGATCCATGCTGAAG CCCGCTGTGTGCACCAgggagctctgtgtgttttccttctacaCTCTTGGTGTGATGtctggagctgcagaggaggtGGCCACTGGAGCAGAG GTGGTGGACCTACTTGTGGCTATGTGTCGAGCTGCTCTCGAGTCTCCCCGTAAGAGCATCATCTTTGAGCCCTACCCTTCAGTCGTTGACCCCAACGACCCCAAGACTCTGGCCTTCAACCCAAAG aagaagaattatGAAAGACTGCAGAAAGCATTGGACAGCGTCATGTCCATTCGGGAAATGACCCAG GGCTCATATCTAGAGATCAAGAAACAGATGGACAAACTTGACCCGTTGGCCCATCCACTGCTGCAGTG gattaTTTCCAGTAACAGATCTCATATCGTCAAGCTGCCTCTGAGTAGG CAACTGAAATTCATGCACACCTCCCACCAGTTCCTGCTGCTCAGCAGCCCCCCTGCCAAGGAGGCTCGTTTTCGCACTGCCAAGAAGCTCTACGGCAGCACCTTCGCCTTCCA TGGTTCCCATATAGAGAACTGGCACTCTGTTCTGAGAAATGGACTAGTCAATGCCTCTTATACCAAACTGCAG CTGCATGGGGCAGCGTATGGAAAGGGCATCTATCTGAGCCCCATCTCCAGCATATCTTTTGGATACTCAG GAATGGGGAAAGGACAGCACCGTATGCCCACCAAAGATGAACTGGTGCAGCGCTACAACCGCATGAATACCATACCACAG AGCCGCCCAATACAGTCAAGGTTTCTCCAAAGTAGGAATCTGAACTGCATCGCTCTGTGTGAAg tgATCACATCGAAGGATCTGCAGAAACACGGCAACATTTGGGTGTGTCCAGTTTCCGACCACGTCTGTACTCGCTTCTTTTTTGT GTATGAAGACGGCCAAGTAGGAGATGCCAACATCAACACCCAGGAGCCTAAGGTGCAGAAGGAGATCATGCGTGTGATTGGGACCCAGATCTACTCCAGCTAA